The genome window TGGCTCAGTTTCATGTATCACTATACCACACTCTGGCAGCTTACCATTATGGCGGTTGCTTTTAATGTGATGAAGAGATATATACCTGAATCTTCGCTTATTGCATTCTGGGTCATTCCGGCTTTTCTGAGTTCTCTGCAGCTTTTCTATTTCGGAACCTATAAGCCCCATATGAAACCGCACACCGATGAGATGAAGCCGCATAAAGCAAGAAGCCAGAAGCTGAATCATCTCTGGGCAATGCTCAGTTGTTACTTTTTCGGATATCACCATGAACATCATGAATATCCGCGTACCCCCTGGTGGCAGCTTTATAAAGTAAAAGAAGCAGCAGAAGGAAAAGCCGCTTGAGCAAAACCAATGCGGTAAGGATTCTGGAATCAAAAGGTATTCCTTACACCCTGCACGAATATGAGGTTGATGAAAGCGACCTGAGCGGCGAAACAGTTGCAAGGAAAGTCGGCGCTGAAAGTGATGAAGTATTTAAAACTTTGGTCACCATCGGGGATAAAACCGGTGTGACGGTATTTGTGATTCCCGTGACCGCAGAGCTGAATCTGAAAAAAGCAGCCACAGCCTCAGGGAATAAAAAAATTGAAATGGCTAAGCTGAAAGACGTTTTTGATCTGACCGGATATATACGCGGCGGATGCTCCCCCGTTGGCATGAAAAAGCACTACCCGGTCTATCTGGATGAACTGAGCGGCTTGTTTGATGCCATTTACGTCAGCGCGGGTGTCCGCGGAACCCAGATGCGGCTTAAACCTGAAGATCTGGCACGCGCAACGGATGCAGTGACAGCAGATCTGATCTGATAAACCAAGAAAGGAACCATCATGAAACGGTTTTTATTTGCAATATTTTTTATACTTAGTACTGTTATAAGCCTCCGGGCGCAAAACTCTGACCCACAGGTTAACGTCACCATTTATAACGATAACCTTGGTGTTATACGTGAAATACGGAAAGTAAATCTCACCAAAGGAACCGGTTTTCTTGAACTGGGGAATGTATCACAACAGATAGATGCTACCAGTGTTCGTATAAAGTTTAATGGTAACGTTCTTGAACAAAATTACCAGTTTGACCTTGTTTCCATGACTAAAATCCTTGAAAAATATATAGACAAGGAAGTAATGCTCATTGGAGAAAAGGATGAGGTTATTGAAGGCACTCTGCTTTCCATCGCGAATAACCAGGCTGTCATAAGAAAAAAGAGCGGCGGACTTACTTTGCTGCCGAACCTTTCCAAATACCGCATCTCAGTTGACGCGCTTCCTGAGGGACTGATAACTTCCCCCACCCTTAAACTTCTGCTCAATGCCAACAGCGGCGGCAGTCAGGAGCTTGAACTTGCGTATATGACCGGCGGAATGACCTGGCACGCTGAGTATGTTGCCGTACTTGATAAGGATGATAAATATCTCGGCCTTAACGCCTGGGTAAGCATTCAGAATAACAGCGGTACCTCCTTTAAGAATGCCAATCTTAAACTGGTCGCCGGTGAAGTAAACCGGATTCAGGATGATTTTAACCGTAATCAGCACGCGCCGACCATGTATTATGATA of Ignavibacteriales bacterium contains these proteins:
- a CDS encoding DUF4139 domain-containing protein; the protein is MKRFLFAIFFILSTVISLRAQNSDPQVNVTIYNDNLGVIREIRKVNLTKGTGFLELGNVSQQIDATSVRIKFNGNVLEQNYQFDLVSMTKILEKYIDKEVMLIGEKDEVIEGTLLSIANNQAVIRKKSGGLTLLPNLSKYRISVDALPEGLITSPTLKLLLNANSGGSQELELAYMTGGMTWHAEYVAVLDKDDKYLGLNAWVSIQNNSGTSFKNANLKLVAGEVNRIQDDFNRNQHAPTMYYDTMEKSSGGQFEEKEFFEYHIYNLQRPADVANNEIKQIQLFDGSGIPVVKKYRFLSDYYSAAGKKDVNVIVEFENKEEFSLGVPMPKGKVRIYKSDGSSLEFVGEDAIDHTPRNEKISLKLGNAFDIVAEEVMEDYKQISKNTYESTFIVKLKNRKKEAVTINVVKNVGYNWEVKNNNLAFSKIDADTIEFNVAVKADGETELKYTLRYSY
- the ybaK gene encoding Cys-tRNA(Pro) deacylase; its protein translation is MSKTNAVRILESKGIPYTLHEYEVDESDLSGETVARKVGAESDEVFKTLVTIGDKTGVTVFVIPVTAELNLKKAATASGNKKIEMAKLKDVFDLTGYIRGGCSPVGMKKHYPVYLDELSGLFDAIYVSAGVRGTQMRLKPEDLARATDAVTADLI